A window of the Desulfobacula toluolica Tol2 genome harbors these coding sequences:
- a CDS encoding reductive dehalogenase, with protein sequence MTRIFTSDIRDDCRKDRPDPYPVHILDRVDRPTTAIHDNKIQRVDERDGGFQRAGKGEYGEKLKKEYGRFIGKHPLSGALCTMGGALGHMVDEPMKLKQAGRSPWNTSFWPPMPDTSDDIAPGTDDPKTNAWHIKETAYFLRADIVGICKLPQYAVFSHSKHKGKKVELNHKYAISIVVDQDWRTASAFNGSDWISNSMSFLAYAGSGYIACILADYIRRLGYPARSHHAMNYKVVVPPILLWSGIGEMSRMGDVVINPFLGPRYKAAVVTTDMPLEIDRPIDFGLQDFCSKCGKCAEMCPSQAISYGDKIMHNGYEKWPNDVKKCTSMRVGNPNGSGCGTCIKVCPWNKPFTPFHRTVNWFLRKFPSTRKFGIWCDDLLGYHKPNYKQKWWLDLDQVDGRFVTPKKSGYTKKR encoded by the coding sequence ATGACACGCATCTTTACATCAGATATTCGAGATGATTGCAGAAAAGACAGGCCAGACCCCTATCCTGTTCATATCCTTGACAGGGTTGACCGGCCCACAACCGCTATTCATGATAACAAGATTCAAAGAGTTGATGAAAGGGATGGCGGATTTCAACGGGCTGGAAAAGGAGAGTACGGAGAAAAACTCAAAAAAGAGTATGGGCGATTCATTGGCAAGCACCCTTTATCAGGGGCATTGTGTACCATGGGTGGCGCACTTGGGCATATGGTGGACGAGCCCATGAAACTCAAACAAGCCGGCCGCTCACCCTGGAACACTTCTTTTTGGCCGCCCATGCCCGATACTTCAGATGATATTGCCCCAGGAACAGATGATCCTAAAACAAATGCCTGGCATATAAAAGAGACAGCCTATTTTTTGAGAGCAGATATTGTCGGCATCTGTAAACTCCCTCAATATGCCGTGTTCTCACACTCCAAGCACAAAGGCAAAAAAGTTGAACTCAATCACAAATATGCTATTTCCATTGTAGTTGATCAGGACTGGCGAACAGCATCGGCATTTAACGGGAGTGACTGGATCAGCAATTCCATGAGTTTTTTAGCCTATGCCGGTTCCGGGTATATTGCCTGTATTCTGGCGGATTACATCCGGCGGCTCGGATATCCGGCAAGATCCCACCATGCCATGAATTACAAGGTAGTGGTTCCCCCTATCCTGCTGTGGTCCGGCATTGGAGAGATGTCGCGTATGGGGGATGTGGTGATCAACCCTTTCCTAGGGCCAAGATATAAGGCAGCTGTAGTTACGACGGATATGCCCCTTGAAATTGACAGGCCCATTGATTTCGGACTTCAGGATTTTTGCAGCAAATGTGGCAAATGTGCTGAAATGTGCCCGTCCCAGGCCATCAGCTATGGTGATAAAATCATGCACAACGGGTATGAAAAATGGCCCAATGACGTTAAAAAATGCACCTCCATGAGAGTGGGCAACCCAAACGGTTCCGGTTGCGGCACCTGCATCAAGGTATGCCCGTGGAATAAGCCGTTCACCCCTTTTCACAGAACGGTCAACTGGTTTTTAAGAAAATTTCCATCCACCCGGAAATTTGGGATATGGTGTGATGACCTTTTAGGATATCATAAACCCAATTATAAACAAAAATGGTGGTTGGATTTAGATCAGGTTGACGGCAGGTTTGTTACACCCAAAAAATCAGGATATACAAAAAAAAGATAG
- a CDS encoding sigma-54-dependent Fis family transcriptional regulator, translating into MERSVDVLLNLIVNRMVQRPHIALVRIWLKKKADICNKCSMFKLCGQKKECLHLVASKGDSISMPPHNFSDLNGHGQRIPMGVTCIGKVAQNKKPLSPEDIKSDPDWQNRDNWAKGEHLLGFGGQPLRFKDDVFGVIAIYSRIKSDRVKEGRFWLNMIANHTAAAIANANAFRQIDHLKSQLELENQYLKEEINQARSFGSIIGKSPSLMNILNQIELVAPTDASVFIFGESGTGKELAAREIHNRSLRKDKPMIKVNCASIPGELYESEFFGHIKGAFTGAVKNRAGRFQAADGGTLFLDEIGELPLALQGKLLRVLQEGAYERIGEDITRHVNVRIIAATNKNIKQEIKQGRFRQDLYYRLNVFPIEIEPLRNRKEDIRLLTYHFLEKISSDMNRDIPDISSAGMKQLISYHWPGNVRELRNIIERSIITSGDMNLKLTFPDNEQQPLSYNPAGNYLKNKAPTDKVLTDKELNRFVKKNIQAALKACNGKIYGKDGAANLLGCVPTTLCSRIKKFNINILEIKK; encoded by the coding sequence ATGGAACGGTCTGTTGACGTTCTTTTAAATCTCATTGTCAACCGGATGGTGCAGCGCCCTCACATAGCTCTGGTTAGAATCTGGTTAAAAAAAAAGGCGGATATCTGCAATAAATGCTCCATGTTCAAATTATGCGGACAAAAAAAAGAGTGTCTCCATTTGGTTGCAAGCAAAGGCGATTCAATATCAATGCCTCCTCACAATTTTTCTGATCTCAATGGGCATGGGCAAAGGATTCCCATGGGGGTCACCTGTATCGGGAAAGTGGCTCAGAACAAAAAACCGTTAAGCCCGGAAGATATTAAGTCAGATCCTGACTGGCAAAACAGGGACAACTGGGCCAAAGGAGAACATCTTCTCGGATTCGGCGGCCAACCCCTGCGCTTTAAAGACGATGTTTTCGGTGTGATTGCCATTTATTCGAGGATCAAATCCGACCGGGTAAAAGAAGGCAGGTTCTGGTTGAATATGATCGCCAACCACACTGCTGCCGCAATTGCCAACGCCAATGCATTCAGACAAATTGATCATTTAAAATCTCAATTGGAACTTGAAAACCAGTATCTGAAAGAAGAGATCAACCAGGCTCGTTCTTTTGGCAGTATTATAGGTAAAAGTCCGTCTTTGATGAATATTCTGAACCAGATAGAGCTTGTGGCACCAACAGATGCCAGTGTGTTTATTTTTGGAGAATCCGGTACAGGCAAGGAATTGGCAGCACGGGAAATTCATAACCGAAGCCTTCGGAAAGACAAACCCATGATTAAAGTCAATTGTGCCTCTATTCCGGGTGAACTCTATGAAAGTGAATTTTTTGGCCACATCAAAGGCGCGTTTACCGGTGCCGTAAAAAACCGGGCCGGACGGTTCCAGGCGGCTGACGGGGGAACCCTTTTTCTCGATGAGATTGGAGAATTGCCTCTTGCACTTCAGGGCAAACTTCTTCGGGTTTTACAAGAAGGTGCTTATGAACGAATTGGTGAAGATATAACAAGACATGTAAATGTAAGGATTATTGCAGCCACAAATAAAAATATCAAACAAGAAATCAAACAAGGGCGGTTCAGGCAGGATCTGTATTACAGGCTCAATGTCTTTCCCATAGAGATTGAACCCCTGAGAAACAGGAAAGAGGATATCCGTTTATTGACCTATCATTTTCTTGAAAAAATTTCATCCGACATGAACAGAGACATTCCAGATATTTCCAGTGCCGGAATGAAACAGCTTATTTCTTATCATTGGCCCGGAAATGTAAGAGAACTGAGAAATATTATTGAGCGCTCCATTATCACATCAGGAGACATGAACCTGAAACTTACATTCCCGGACAATGAACAACAACCGTTATCTTATAACCCCGCAGGTAATTATCTAAAAAACAAAGCCCCGACAGACAAAGTATTGACAGACAAAGAGTTAAATCGGTTTGTTAAAAAAAACATACAGGCTGCACTCAAAGCATGTAATGGGAAGATTTATGGGAAAGATGGGGCTGCAAATCTTCTTGGTTGTGTGCCCACAACGCTTTGTTCCAGAATTAAAAAATTTAATATTAATATCCTGGAAATAAAAAAGTAA
- the cooS gene encoding anaerobic carbon-monoxide dehydrogenase catalytic subunit, whose protein sequence is MGKENSEKKMVSVEDRTMCEATQQMLTKARRDGVKLDLDRGYEMKPCPIGAESACCKHCYMGPCRLNPRDPYKKVGVCGATIDTIMARNFGRNVAAGSASHNDHGRHILELFRGIIDGKVKDFTIEDTLKLERVGKSLGIDVEGKEVLEVAKELCDELEKTFSNVDGEMPFTKLAPEATRELWRKDGVMPRGAMLEIMEMMSRTHIGCDQDYDNLMKQITRTALADGWGGSMVATELSDIMFGTPSPTLADVNMGVLKEDHVNIIVHGHEPAMFEGMLAAVNDSFFIEEAKAKGAKGINLVGMCCSGAEMMSRHGVPHAGNFGSTEAIIVTGAVDAMVVDIQCIKQGLAEVAKCYDTHLITTNPRAKIEGATHVEFDEIDPRKCTDEILSKAIARYGTRSMPIEIPKKIQAGVHGFSHEYIEYMLGGTFRGSYSPLNDNIINGRIRGVAGVVGCTNPKVKQDSVHVALVKELIRNDVLVLQTGCSQIALAKAGLLVPEAAPLAGPGLAEVCETVGMPPVLGLGSCVDNTRILIAASAMVKAGGLGNSIADLPVAGCAPEWMSEKALAIGHYFVASGVYTVFGVGFPTIKETKFHDLMFNGLEKKGYGKWGMASDPIEIARMMIAHIDKKRKQLGIDKARERTLVDMSDRRELAS, encoded by the coding sequence ATGGGGAAAGAAAACAGTGAGAAAAAAATGGTGAGTGTTGAGGATCGCACAATGTGTGAAGCCACTCAGCAAATGCTTACAAAAGCCAGAAGAGACGGTGTTAAACTGGATCTTGACCGCGGGTATGAAATGAAACCCTGCCCCATTGGTGCGGAATCCGCCTGTTGCAAGCATTGCTACATGGGACCCTGCCGCTTGAATCCAAGAGATCCATATAAAAAAGTAGGCGTATGCGGTGCAACCATTGATACGATCATGGCACGAAATTTCGGACGAAATGTGGCAGCCGGATCTGCCTCCCACAATGATCATGGCAGGCATATCCTTGAATTGTTCAGGGGGATTATTGACGGTAAGGTCAAGGATTTTACCATTGAGGATACCCTGAAACTTGAACGGGTTGGCAAATCCCTCGGCATTGATGTTGAGGGAAAAGAGGTTCTGGAGGTTGCAAAAGAGCTGTGTGATGAACTTGAAAAAACATTTTCCAATGTTGACGGTGAAATGCCTTTTACCAAACTGGCACCTGAGGCAACCCGGGAATTGTGGAGAAAAGATGGCGTCATGCCCAGAGGGGCCATGCTGGAAATCATGGAAATGATGAGCAGGACCCATATCGGATGTGACCAGGACTATGACAATTTAATGAAACAGATCACCAGAACAGCCCTTGCCGACGGATGGGGCGGTTCCATGGTGGCAACCGAACTGTCCGACATAATGTTCGGAACCCCCTCTCCCACCCTTGCAGATGTCAATATGGGGGTATTAAAGGAGGATCATGTAAATATTATTGTGCATGGCCATGAACCTGCCATGTTTGAAGGCATGCTGGCGGCTGTAAATGATTCTTTTTTTATTGAAGAGGCCAAAGCCAAGGGTGCCAAAGGGATTAATCTTGTGGGAATGTGCTGTTCCGGTGCGGAAATGATGTCTCGTCACGGAGTTCCTCATGCCGGAAACTTTGGATCAACAGAAGCGATAATCGTTACAGGTGCAGTGGATGCCATGGTGGTGGATATCCAGTGCATCAAGCAGGGTCTGGCAGAAGTGGCCAAATGTTATGATACCCATTTGATAACCACAAACCCGAGAGCGAAAATTGAAGGGGCCACCCATGTTGAGTTTGATGAAATTGATCCCAGGAAATGCACGGATGAAATTCTCTCAAAGGCCATTGCCAGGTATGGCACCAGAAGTATGCCCATAGAGATTCCAAAAAAGATCCAGGCGGGTGTCCACGGCTTTAGCCACGAATATATCGAATATATGCTGGGCGGAACCTTCAGGGGCAGCTATTCACCGCTGAATGACAATATTATTAATGGAAGAATCCGAGGGGTTGCAGGAGTTGTGGGTTGTACAAATCCAAAAGTTAAACAAGATTCAGTTCATGTTGCCCTGGTAAAAGAGCTGATTAGAAATGATGTTCTCGTACTCCAAACAGGATGTTCACAAATAGCGCTTGCCAAGGCGGGCCTTCTGGTTCCTGAAGCTGCACCACTTGCAGGCCCTGGTCTTGCCGAGGTTTGTGAAACCGTTGGTATGCCTCCGGTTCTGGGCCTTGGTTCCTGTGTGGACAACACAAGAATTCTCATTGCAGCGTCAGCCATGGTAAAAGCCGGAGGTCTTGGAAACAGCATTGCAGATCTTCCGGTAGCCGGATGTGCGCCCGAATGGATGAGTGAAAAAGCATTGGCCATTGGCCATTATTTTGTAGCTTCAGGCGTTTATACGGTTTTTGGTGTCGGTTTTCCAACCATCAAGGAAACTAAATTCCATGATCTTATGTTTAATGGTCTTGAAAAAAAGGGATATGGAAAATGGGGTATGGCTTCTGACCCCATTGAAATTGCTCGAATGATGATCGCTCATATTGACAAAAAACGAAAACAGCTCGGCATTGACAAGGCAAGAGAAAGAACGCTTGTGGATATGTCCGACAGGCGTGAACTGGCATCTTAA
- a CDS encoding N-acyl homoserine lactonase family protein, whose product MTQYTIHPIVMGTKVFDKSMMTYQYGQGEQYTIPIYTWVIKGGDKNILVDTGEMNPIRSKDREDAIGGKIYTFEQGLEKHGLSPLDIDIVIHTHLHMDHCENDYKCENARFYVHEKELESVHNPHPLDYRYLEDYIDDIEENDQIEIIKEDCEIIDGIRVKHTPVHTKGGLTVFIETQKGTAAITGFCIIDENYDPPPEIKGMEMDVIPPGTHVDVYKAYDIMKQVQKEADIIIALHEPRFASVKSIG is encoded by the coding sequence ATGACACAATACACCATTCATCCCATTGTCATGGGTACAAAAGTTTTTGATAAAAGCATGATGACTTATCAATACGGTCAAGGAGAGCAGTATACAATACCAATTTATACATGGGTGATAAAAGGCGGCGATAAAAACATTCTCGTGGATACGGGTGAGATGAACCCCATTAGATCAAAGGACAGGGAAGATGCCATTGGCGGAAAAATTTACACCTTTGAGCAAGGGCTTGAAAAACACGGCTTATCGCCTTTGGATATTGATATCGTAATTCACACCCATCTTCATATGGATCATTGTGAAAATGATTATAAATGTGAAAATGCCCGGTTTTATGTTCATGAGAAGGAGCTTGAATCCGTTCATAATCCCCATCCCCTTGACTATCGCTATCTGGAAGACTATATCGACGATATTGAAGAAAATGATCAGATTGAAATCATTAAGGAAGATTGCGAAATCATAGATGGTATTCGCGTCAAACATACGCCGGTCCACACAAAAGGCGGTTTAACCGTATTTATTGAAACACAAAAGGGCACGGCTGCAATCACGGGATTTTGCATCATTGATGAAAATTATGATCCCCCGCCTGAAATTAAAGGCATGGAAATGGATGTGATCCCGCCGGGAACCCATGTGGATGTTTACAAAGCCTATGATATTATGAAACAGGTTCAAAAAGAAGCGGATATTATTATTGCTCTTCATGAACCAAGGTTTGCATCCGTCAAATCAATTGGTTAG